Proteins from a genomic interval of Scomber japonicus isolate fScoJap1 chromosome 10, fScoJap1.pri, whole genome shotgun sequence:
- the LOC128367123 gene encoding H-2 class II histocompatibility antigen, A-U alpha chain-like yields the protein MKTFSSAVAVLLLNTFYAFSEIQHEVVYLVGCFENGTTEAQYTFDAQEVLHVDFKREEIVYTVPKFIVLEPQEMFKNMHLYRNALKNRRACEVIVALEEKDEMIPDVKDPPESVLYPSEDVELGVENSLVCFVNHFFPPDINVHWTKNGHPVLKGVSLNQYYPNNDQTFHLFSTLTFTPEEGDIYGCTVEHSALESPTTRIWEPDFSHQSLGLNIYCGVGLTVGLFGIAAGVFLIAKAKYGP from the exons ATGAAAACTTTCAGCTCTGCTGTTGCAGTCCTGTTGCTCAACACCTTCTACGCCTTTTCAGAAA TTCAACATGAAGTTGTCTATTTGGTGGGCTGCTTTGAGAATGGCACAACTGAGGCACAGTATACATTTGACGCTCAGGAGGTGTTACATGTGGATTTCAAGAGAGAAGAAATTGTATACACTGTGCCCAAATTTATAGTTCTGGAACCACAGGAAATGTTTAAGAATATGCATTTGTATAGAAATGCTCTAAAAAACAGGAGAGCGTGTGAAGTAATAGTGGCATTGGAGGAGAAAGACGAGATGATACCAGATGTAAAAG ACCCACCTGAGAGTGTCCTCTACCCCTCTGAGGACGTTGAGCTCGGTGTTGAAAACAGTCTCGTCTGCTTTGTGAATCATTTCTTCCCACCTGACATCAATGTCCACTGGACCAAAAATGGACATCCTGTGTTGAAGGGGGTGTCTCTGAATCAATATTATCCCAATAATGATCAAACCTTCCACCTGTTCTCAACCCTGACATTCACACCAGAGGAGGGAGACATTTACGGCTGCACAGTGGAGCACTCAGCCCTGGAGAGCCCTACAACAAGAATCTGGG AACCTGACTTCAGTCATCAAAGTCTTGGACTAAATATTTACTGTGGAGTAGGCCTGACTGTGGGCTTGTTCGGGATCGCAGCTGGGGTATTTTTAATTGCCAAGGCAAAATATGGACCGTAA
- the msh5 gene encoding mutS protein homolog 5, which produces MAAIENLRRDGGGGHVFGPNGLRLSGEEEEEEDSPEVLLSVLVQHGQLGLCFYDGKDSSLHYMVDTPDNHELRLLARVIQEVCPHVIVTSAKQERCMTNFLQQLGSNPDYKPEVVTYPYVDFGLEVGKQRLLAAHLPFLPASISEKDKMSYLSSCISFDSPLMLRAVGALLKCLDRRRVGVELEDSSVGVPVLQFHAYTLRGVVCIDQDTYSVLQIFKSELHPSVYKLHSGEKEGLSLYGILNRCRCKFGSKLLRQWFLRPTLDLAVLQRRQEVIRFFTSPRNSDSLNTLQSSLRNIRNIPTLLRRMSLSHTKVTDWQSLYKTVYSAVCIRDTVRHLSQSIQLFRDISEGFSDDLHYIASLISRIVDFETSIAERRFTIKPNVDPAIDEKKRRMMGLSDFLTDVARKELEHLDARIPSCCVIYIPLIGFLLSVPRLPSMVEKEDFEIEGLDFMVCFLSEDRLHYRSQRTKELDDLLGDLHCDIRDMETAVMTQLQNAILERSASLYKILDLTAELDCLMAMSSASQEYGYTSPRLASHRKITITQGRHPLLELCSPVFVANSFQSSEMQGRVKVITGPNSSGKSIYLKQVGLIIFMALIGSDVPAKEAEIGVVDGIFTRMQSRESVSVGLSTFMIDLNQMAKALNSSTGNSLILIDEFGKGTNTVDGLSLLAASISHWLIKAPADVPHVLLATNFHSLLQLGLLPSSGLLSLLTLETAVDADELVFLYQLKEGICQSSYAANIATLAGLPTSLVQRGVEVSELYRTGRPIKRIDKASSDEQANRCRSLVEKFLSLDLEDKDLDLQRFMKEDLLPSAGELLNHS; this is translated from the exons ATGGCAGCAATAGAAAATTTgagaagagatggaggaggagggcacGTTTTTGGTCCCAATGGCCTACGGTTAAgtggtgaagaagaagaggaggaagactcACCTGAG GTTTTACTGAGTGTTTTGGTCCAGCATGGACAGCTGGgtctttgtttttatgatgGTAAAGACTCCTCTTTACACTACATGGTAGACACTCCTGACAACCATGAGCTCCGCCTGCTGGCCAGAG TTATCCAGGAGGTGTGTCCCCATGTGATTGTTACTAGTGCAAAGCAGGAGCGCTGCATGACCAACTTCCTGCAACAATTGG GTTCAAACCCTGACTACAAACCAGAGGTGGTTACTTATCCATATGTTGACTTTG GTCTGGAGGTTGGTAAGCAAAGGCTACTTGCTGCccatctgcctttccttcctgcctccatttcagagaaagacaaaatgtCGTACCTCTCCTCCTGTATCTCCTTTGACTCACCCCTGATG CTGAGGGCAGTGGGTGCACTGCTAAAATGTCTGGACAGGAGGAGAGTGGGAGTAGAGCTGGAAGACAGCAGTGTTGGAGTTCCTGTTCTACAGTTTCACGCCTACACACT TAGAGGTGTGGTGTGTATTGATCAAGACACGTACAG TGTGCTGCAGATATTCAAATCAGAACTTCACCCATCAGTGTACAAGCTGCACTCAGGTGAAAAAGAAGGACTTAGTCTTTATG GAATACTGAACCGCTGCAGGTGCAAGTTTGGCTCCAAACTGCTTCG ACAGTGGTTTCTGCGGCCAACACTGGACCTGGCCGTGTTacaaaggagacaggaagtgatacGTTTCTTCACATCACCTCGAAACTCAGACTCCCTGAACACTCTGCAGTCCTCGCTACGCAACATCAGAAACATCCCA actCTTCTCCGCAggatgtctctctctcacaccaaAGTTACTGACTGGCAGAGTCTCTACAAG ACAGTGTACAGTGCAGTGTGTATTCGAGACACGGTGCGTCACCTGTCTCAGTCCATTCAGCTCTTTCGTGACATCAGTGAAGGGTTCTCTGATGACCTCCACTACATCGCCTCTCTTATCAGCCGCATT GTGGACTTTGAAACCAGCATAGCCGAGAGACGCTTCACCATCAAACCAAATGTGGATCCTGCCATTGATGAGA agaagaggaggatgatggggTTGTCCGACTTCCTGACAGACGTTGCCAGGAAAGAGCTGGAGCACCTGGATGCTCGCATCCCCTCCTGCTGTGTCATCTACATCCCTCTG ATTGGATTCCTGCTCTCTGTCCCTCGGCTGCCCAGTATGGTGGAGAAAGAGGATTTTGAGATAGAAGGGCTTGATTTTATGGTCTGT TTCCTGTCCGAGGATCGTCTGCACTACCGCAGCCAGAGAACCAAGGAGCTGGACGACCTCTTAGGGGACTTGCACTGTGACATTAGAG ACATGGAGACAGCGGTCATGACTCAGTTACAGAATGCAATCCTGGAGAGGAGCGCCTCCCTCTACAAG aTTCTGGATCTCACTGCTGAGTTAGACTGTCTGATGGCTATGAGCAGCGCCTCCCAGGAGTACGGCTACACCTCACCCAGACTAGCCAGCCACAGGAAGATAACAATCACACAGGGCAG ACATCCGCTGTTAGAGCTGTGCTCTCCGGTGTTTGTGGCCAACTCTTTCCAGAGCTCTGAGATGCAAGGCAGAGTGAAGGTGATCACTGGACCCAACTCATCTGGAAAGAGTATCTACCTGAAACAG GTGGGTCTGATTATTTTTATGGCTTTGATTGGCTCCGACGTGCCGGCAAAGGAGGCAGAGATCGGTGTGGTGGATGGCATCTTCACCCGCATGCAGAGCAGAGAGTCGGTGTCTGTGGGCCTCAGCACCTTCATGATAGACCTCAACCAG ATGGCCAAGGCTCTCAACAGCAGTACTGGCAACTCATTAATTCTCATCGATGAATTTGGAAAAGGAACTAACACT GTCGATGGGCTCTCCCTGCTGGCTGCATCGATCTCTCATTGGCTGATAAAAGCTCCTGCAGATGTCCCTCATGTCCTCCTGGCTACTAATTTCCACAGTTTGCTGCAGCTAGGCCTGCTTCCCTCCTCTGGCCTACTGTCTCTGCTG actctAGAGACAGCAGTGGATGCGGATGAGTTGGTGTTTCTGTACCAACTGAAGGAAGGGATCTGCCAGTCTAGCTATGCTGCCAACATCGCTACCCTGGCAGGTCTGCCAACCAGCCTTGTACAGAGAGGAGtggag gTGTCTGAACTCTACAGGACAGGAAGACCCATCAAACGTATTGACAAAGCATCATCAGATGAGCAGGCTAACAG GTGCAGGTCCCTGGTGGAGAAGTTCTTGAGCCTGGACCTGGAGGACAAAGATTTGGACCTGCAGCGCTTCATGAAAGAGGACCTTCTGCCCTCTGCTGGGGAGCTGCTCAATCAcagctga
- the si:ch1073-228j22.2 gene encoding SPRY domain-containing SOCS box protein 2, translating to MGVSLSVWLYSRSADSPPSSPSAFCSRAVPASSRLMVILNSSPVSLGDSRSHWSSAHRSPHLPLSACKHEVTRSPVERSSDGVRAEKGVKSGLHVWEVVWSPDHRGSHAVVGISRQNCPLQASGYKVLVGEDSQSWGWELKTNQLWHDGQSLGLYPGKRCCTETIEDYGSLTSSHILTDTKGAKTPLLIPERVLLVLDADAGTLGFVVDSSFLGVAFKDLPRGVELFPAVSCVRGGATIRLRYLNGVTRDPPALMALCGLSIRQVLGQQRQNQTDKLPLPPVLQRYLLSSE from the exons ATGGGTGTCTCGCTGTCCGTCTGGCTGtacagcagatcagctgacagccctccttcctctccatcaGCGTTCTGTTCACGGGCTGTCCCGGCATCCTCTCGCCTCATGGTCATTCTGAACTCCTCCCCAGTTTCTCTTGGAGACAGTCGCTCACACTGGAGCTCAGCCCACCGCTCCCCTCATCTCCCGCTCTCTGCCTGCAAACATGAAGTGACACGTTCACCTGTTGAGCGGAGCAGCGATGGGGTGAGGGCAGAGAAGGGGGTGAAGAGTGGGCTTCACGTCTGGGAGGTGGTGTGGAGccctgatcacagaggaagtcACGCCGTCGTGGGTATTTCCAGGCAGAACTGTCCTCTGCAGGCCTCGGGGTACAAGGTGCTGGTGGGCGAAGACTCGCAGTCCTGGGGCTGGGAACTTAAAACCAATCAGCTTTGGCACGATGGACAGAGTCTAGGACTGTACCCTGGAAAGAGGTGCTGCACTGAGACTATAGAAGATTATGGATCTTTAACTTCATCACATATCCTGACAGACACAAAGGGGGCAAAGACACCTCTACTCATCCCTGAACGTGTTCTGCTGGTCCTGGACGCTGACGCAGGGACTCTGGGATTTGTTGTGGATAGCAGCTTCCTGGGCGTAGCTTTTAAAGACCTTCCACGTGGGGTGGAGCTGTTCCCAGCGGTGAGCTGTGTGAGAGGAGGCGCCACCATACGACTACGATACCTGAACGGCGTCACAC GTGATCCTCCTGCCCTGATGGCTTTATGTGGACTCTCCATTCGTCAGGTTTTAGGGCAACAGAGGCAGAATCAAACTGACAAACTGCCTCTTCCACCTGTTCTCCAGCGATACCTGCTTTCTAGTGAATAA
- the LOC128367033 gene encoding uncharacterized protein LOC128367033 codes for MTAASPACSPTSTQSSPVCLPACNRHLMEGKGLPTKLHLRSAPGVWLMLGVAVVLVGMGVAVAGYVSAVPKPVGGRGTTHVERMKLAGPVVMGVGLFIFICAATLLYENRDREVLRLETPEDLEDLKGGDGWEDSQEQPSFSCQEQWEFKDEEQESWATPAHTLPLLNENWGPAPPPTPPCRDRHNISSSTSSAPLDAGGTDKEEVDRKQEGAEEGRSTLLARVLHHQEPTPHSSSSSPCPSVSQSSVHSDSCNSSEINFNVRTCSPLPPEH; via the coding sequence ATGACAGCAGCCAGTCCTGCCTGCAGCCCCACCTCAACCCagtcctcacctgtctgcctcCCAGCATGCAACAGGCACCTGATGGAAGGCAAAGGCCTCCCCACCAAACTGCACCTGCGCTCGGCCCCGGGTGTGTGGCTCATGCTGGGTGTAGCGGTGGTGCTGGTGGGGATGGGTGTGGCGGTGGCGGGTTACGTGTCTGCTGTACCAAAGCCTGTGGGTGGCCGCGGCACTACCCACGTTGAGAGGATGAAACTGGCTGGGCCCGTGGTCATGGGAGTCGGCCTATTCATCTTCATCTGCGCCGCCACGCTGCTGTACGAGAACAGGGACCGTGAAGTCCTCAGACTAGAGACGCCTGAGGACCTTGAGGATCTGAAGGGAGGAGATGGCTGGGAGGATTCACAGGAGCAACCCAGCTTCAGCTGTCAGGAGCAGTGGGAGTTTAAAGATGAAGAGCAGGAATCCTGGGCCACTCCGGCCCACACACTCCCCCTCTTAAACGAGAACTGGggtcctgctcctcctcctactcctccttgCAGGGACAGACacaacatcagcagcagcacctcctctgctcctctggaTGCAGGAGGTACAGATAAAGAGGAGGTGGACAGAAAGCAAGAGGGAGCAGAGGAGGGAAGGTCAACCCTTCTGGCCCGAGTTCTGCACCACCAGGAGCCcactcctcactcctcctcctcctccccttgcCCATCCGTTTCTCAGTCCTCCGTCCACTCAGACTCATGCAACTCCAGCGAGATCAACTTTAACGTACGGACATGCTCTCCTTTGCCGCCCGAGCACTGA
- the LOC128366306 gene encoding H-2 class II histocompatibility antigen, E-S beta chain-like, with translation MTALSFLNMHFISFFSLMCLLLSRADARYGHGLVRCQFSSKDGHDAVYLEQIYINKMLLVQYNSTRGEYVGYTKKTKDIADGLNKNTDLLKQEQKNTELCKTSIPMVADVLLKSGDFVEPSVKMRSVETANSKHPAMLVCSAHNFYPKQIRVTWLRDGKKVTSDVTSTDELSNGNWLYQIHSYLEYTPIPGEKITCMVEHASLMEPKFYDWDPMPESNINKISIGTAGLVLGLVFFSAGLACYMRNTKRGRVQVPTS, from the exons ATGACTGCGCTGTCATTTCTCAACATGCATTTTATCAGCTTCTTTTCACTAATGTGTCTGTTATTGTCAAGAGCAG ACGCTCGCTATGGTCATGGTTTAGTTCGTTGCCAGTTTAGTTCAAAGGATGGCCATGATGCTGTTTACCTGGAGCAGATCTACATCAACAAGATGCTTCTAGTCCAATACAACAGCACTCGGGGAGAGTATGTCGgctacacaaagaaaacaaaggatATTGCAGATGGTCTCaacaaaaatacagatttattAAAACAGGAACAAAAGAATACAGAGTTATGCAAAACCAGCATTCCAATGGTAGCTGATGTCTTATTGAAATCAGGTGATTTTG TCGAGCCCAGCGTCAAGATGAGGTCAGTTGAGACAGCGAACAGCAAACATCCAGCCATGCTCGTCTGCAGTGCGCACAACTTTTATCCCAAACAAATCAGAGTGACGTGGCTGAGGGACGGAAAGAAGGTGACATCTGATGTGACGTCCACTGACGAGCTGTCCAATGGGAATTGGCTGTACCAGATCCACTCTTATCTAGAGTACACACCCATACCTGGAGAGAAGATCACCTGCATGGTGGAGCATGCCAGCCTCATGGAGCCCAAGTTTTATGACTGGG ACCCCATGCCTGAGTCAAACATCAATAAGATTTCTATTGGGACAGCAGGGCTGGTGCTGGGTCTGGTCTTTTTCAGTGCTGGGCTGGCTTGCTACATGAGGAACACTAAGAGAG GACGAGTGCAGGTACCAACAAGTTGA